A region from the Dendropsophus ebraccatus isolate aDenEbr1 chromosome 1, aDenEbr1.pat, whole genome shotgun sequence genome encodes:
- the CSNK1A1 gene encoding casein kinase I isoform X1: MASSSGSKAEFIVGGKYKLVRKIGSGSFGDIYLAINITNGEEVAVKLESQKARHPQLLYESKLYKILQGGVGIPHIRWYGQEKDYNVLVMDLLGPSLEDLFNFCSRRFTMKTVLMLADQMISRIEYVHTKNFIHRDIKPDNFLMGIGRHCNKCFESPVGKRKRSMTVSTSQDPSFSGLNQLFLIDFGLAKKYRDNRTRQHIPYREDKNLTGTARYASINAHLGIEQSRRDDMESLGYVLMYFNRTSLPWQGLKAATKKQKYEKISEKKMSTPVEVLCKGFPAEFAMYLNYCRGLRFEEAPDYMYLRQLFRILFRTLNHQYDYTFDWTMLKQKAAQQAASSSGQGQQAQTPTGKQTDKSKSNMKGF, translated from the exons ATGGCGAGCAGCAGCGGCTCCAAAGCGGAGTTTATAGTCGGAGGGAAATACAAGCTGGTCCGGAAGATCGGCTCCGGCTCCTTCGGAGACATCTACCTGGCGATCAACATCACGAACGGCGAG GAGGTCGCTGTAAAGTTAGAGTCACAGAAAGCTCGCCATCCTCAGCTGTTGTATGAAAGCAAATTATATAAGATCTTGCAAGGTGGCGTTGGCATACCACACATCAG GTGGTATGGACAAGAAAAGGACTACAATGTTCTAGTCATGGACTTGCTGGGGCCAAGTCTCGAGGATCTCTTCAATTTTTGTTCACGCAGGTTCACTATGAAAACTGTGCTTATGTTAGCAGACCAG atgATCAGTAGAATTGAATATGTACACACAAAGAATTTTATACACAGAGACATCAAACCAGACAACTTCCTAATGGGAATCGGACGTCATTGTAATAAG TGTTTCGAATCTCCAGTGGGGAAGAGGAAAAGAAGCATGACTGTTAGTACTTCTCAGGACCCATCTTTCTCAGGATTAAACCAG TTATTCCTTATAGACTTTGGTCTGGCCAAAAAGTACAGAGACAACAGAACAAGGCAGCACATACCTTACAGAGAAGACAAAAACTTGACTGGCACAGCCCGCTACGCCAGTATCAATGCCCACTTAGGAATTGAGCAGAG TCGTCGTGATGACATGGAATCTCTAGGTTATGTGCTAATGTATTTCAACAGAACCAGCCTTCCTTGGCAGGGATTGAAG GCAGCAACTAAGAAACAAAAATACGAAAAGATCAGTGAAAAGAAGATGTCTACTCCTGTTGAGGTTTTGTGTAAG gGTTTTCCTGCAGAATTCGCTATGTATCTCAATTACTGTCGTGGATTGCGTTTTGAGGAAGCACCAGACTACATGTATCTGAGGCAGCTCTTTCGAATTCTGTTCAG AACTTTGAATCACCAATATGACTACACATTTGACTGGACAATGTTAAAGCAGAAGGCAGCTCAGCAAGCAGCCTCCTCCAGTGGGCAGGGCCAGCAAGCCCAAACCCCCACAGGCAAGCAAACTGACAAATCCAAGAGTAACATGAAAG
- the CSNK1A1 gene encoding casein kinase I isoform X2 translates to MASSSGSKAEFIVGGKYKLVRKIGSGSFGDIYLAINITNGEEVAVKLESQKARHPQLLYESKLYKILQGGVGIPHIRWYGQEKDYNVLVMDLLGPSLEDLFNFCSRRFTMKTVLMLADQMISRIEYVHTKNFIHRDIKPDNFLMGIGRHCNKCFESPVGKRKRSMTVSTSQDPSFSGLNQLFLIDFGLAKKYRDNRTRQHIPYREDKNLTGTARYASINAHLGIEQSRRDDMESLGYVLMYFNRTSLPWQGLKAATKKQKYEKISEKKMSTPVEVLCKGFPAEFAMYLNYCRGLRFEEAPDYMYLRQLFRILFRTLNHQYDYTFDWTMLKQKAAQQAASSSGQGQQAQTPTGKQTDKSKSNMKG, encoded by the exons ATGGCGAGCAGCAGCGGCTCCAAAGCGGAGTTTATAGTCGGAGGGAAATACAAGCTGGTCCGGAAGATCGGCTCCGGCTCCTTCGGAGACATCTACCTGGCGATCAACATCACGAACGGCGAG GAGGTCGCTGTAAAGTTAGAGTCACAGAAAGCTCGCCATCCTCAGCTGTTGTATGAAAGCAAATTATATAAGATCTTGCAAGGTGGCGTTGGCATACCACACATCAG GTGGTATGGACAAGAAAAGGACTACAATGTTCTAGTCATGGACTTGCTGGGGCCAAGTCTCGAGGATCTCTTCAATTTTTGTTCACGCAGGTTCACTATGAAAACTGTGCTTATGTTAGCAGACCAG atgATCAGTAGAATTGAATATGTACACACAAAGAATTTTATACACAGAGACATCAAACCAGACAACTTCCTAATGGGAATCGGACGTCATTGTAATAAG TGTTTCGAATCTCCAGTGGGGAAGAGGAAAAGAAGCATGACTGTTAGTACTTCTCAGGACCCATCTTTCTCAGGATTAAACCAG TTATTCCTTATAGACTTTGGTCTGGCCAAAAAGTACAGAGACAACAGAACAAGGCAGCACATACCTTACAGAGAAGACAAAAACTTGACTGGCACAGCCCGCTACGCCAGTATCAATGCCCACTTAGGAATTGAGCAGAG TCGTCGTGATGACATGGAATCTCTAGGTTATGTGCTAATGTATTTCAACAGAACCAGCCTTCCTTGGCAGGGATTGAAG GCAGCAACTAAGAAACAAAAATACGAAAAGATCAGTGAAAAGAAGATGTCTACTCCTGTTGAGGTTTTGTGTAAG gGTTTTCCTGCAGAATTCGCTATGTATCTCAATTACTGTCGTGGATTGCGTTTTGAGGAAGCACCAGACTACATGTATCTGAGGCAGCTCTTTCGAATTCTGTTCAG AACTTTGAATCACCAATATGACTACACATTTGACTGGACAATGTTAAAGCAGAAGGCAGCTCAGCAAGCAGCCTCCTCCAGTGGGCAGGGCCAGCAAGCCCAAACCCCCACAGGCAAGCAAACTGACAAATCCAAGAGTAACATGAAAGGTTAG
- the CSNK1A1 gene encoding casein kinase I isoform X3 gives MASSSGSKAEFIVGGKYKLVRKIGSGSFGDIYLAINITNGEEVAVKLESQKARHPQLLYESKLYKILQGGVGIPHIRWYGQEKDYNVLVMDLLGPSLEDLFNFCSRRFTMKTVLMLADQMISRIEYVHTKNFIHRDIKPDNFLMGIGRHCNKCFESPVGKRKRSMTVSTSQDPSFSGLNQLFLIDFGLAKKYRDNRTRQHIPYREDKNLTGTARYASINAHLGIEQSRRDDMESLGYVLMYFNRTSLPWQGLKAATKKQKYEKISEKKMSTPVEVLCKGFPAEFAMYLNYCRGLRFEEAPDYMYLRQLFRILFRTLNHQYDYTFDWTMLKQKAAQQAASSSGQGQQAQTPTGF, from the exons ATGGCGAGCAGCAGCGGCTCCAAAGCGGAGTTTATAGTCGGAGGGAAATACAAGCTGGTCCGGAAGATCGGCTCCGGCTCCTTCGGAGACATCTACCTGGCGATCAACATCACGAACGGCGAG GAGGTCGCTGTAAAGTTAGAGTCACAGAAAGCTCGCCATCCTCAGCTGTTGTATGAAAGCAAATTATATAAGATCTTGCAAGGTGGCGTTGGCATACCACACATCAG GTGGTATGGACAAGAAAAGGACTACAATGTTCTAGTCATGGACTTGCTGGGGCCAAGTCTCGAGGATCTCTTCAATTTTTGTTCACGCAGGTTCACTATGAAAACTGTGCTTATGTTAGCAGACCAG atgATCAGTAGAATTGAATATGTACACACAAAGAATTTTATACACAGAGACATCAAACCAGACAACTTCCTAATGGGAATCGGACGTCATTGTAATAAG TGTTTCGAATCTCCAGTGGGGAAGAGGAAAAGAAGCATGACTGTTAGTACTTCTCAGGACCCATCTTTCTCAGGATTAAACCAG TTATTCCTTATAGACTTTGGTCTGGCCAAAAAGTACAGAGACAACAGAACAAGGCAGCACATACCTTACAGAGAAGACAAAAACTTGACTGGCACAGCCCGCTACGCCAGTATCAATGCCCACTTAGGAATTGAGCAGAG TCGTCGTGATGACATGGAATCTCTAGGTTATGTGCTAATGTATTTCAACAGAACCAGCCTTCCTTGGCAGGGATTGAAG GCAGCAACTAAGAAACAAAAATACGAAAAGATCAGTGAAAAGAAGATGTCTACTCCTGTTGAGGTTTTGTGTAAG gGTTTTCCTGCAGAATTCGCTATGTATCTCAATTACTGTCGTGGATTGCGTTTTGAGGAAGCACCAGACTACATGTATCTGAGGCAGCTCTTTCGAATTCTGTTCAG AACTTTGAATCACCAATATGACTACACATTTGACTGGACAATGTTAAAGCAGAAGGCAGCTCAGCAAGCAGCCTCCTCCAGTGGGCAGGGCCAGCAAGCCCAAACCCCCACAG
- the CSNK1A1 gene encoding casein kinase I isoform X4 — MASSSGSKAEFIVGGKYKLVRKIGSGSFGDIYLAINITNGEEVAVKLESQKARHPQLLYESKLYKILQGGVGIPHIRWYGQEKDYNVLVMDLLGPSLEDLFNFCSRRFTMKTVLMLADQMISRIEYVHTKNFIHRDIKPDNFLMGIGRHCNKLFLIDFGLAKKYRDNRTRQHIPYREDKNLTGTARYASINAHLGIEQSRRDDMESLGYVLMYFNRTSLPWQGLKAATKKQKYEKISEKKMSTPVEVLCKGFPAEFAMYLNYCRGLRFEEAPDYMYLRQLFRILFRTLNHQYDYTFDWTMLKQKAAQQAASSSGQGQQAQTPTGKQTDKSKSNMKGF; from the exons ATGGCGAGCAGCAGCGGCTCCAAAGCGGAGTTTATAGTCGGAGGGAAATACAAGCTGGTCCGGAAGATCGGCTCCGGCTCCTTCGGAGACATCTACCTGGCGATCAACATCACGAACGGCGAG GAGGTCGCTGTAAAGTTAGAGTCACAGAAAGCTCGCCATCCTCAGCTGTTGTATGAAAGCAAATTATATAAGATCTTGCAAGGTGGCGTTGGCATACCACACATCAG GTGGTATGGACAAGAAAAGGACTACAATGTTCTAGTCATGGACTTGCTGGGGCCAAGTCTCGAGGATCTCTTCAATTTTTGTTCACGCAGGTTCACTATGAAAACTGTGCTTATGTTAGCAGACCAG atgATCAGTAGAATTGAATATGTACACACAAAGAATTTTATACACAGAGACATCAAACCAGACAACTTCCTAATGGGAATCGGACGTCATTGTAATAAG TTATTCCTTATAGACTTTGGTCTGGCCAAAAAGTACAGAGACAACAGAACAAGGCAGCACATACCTTACAGAGAAGACAAAAACTTGACTGGCACAGCCCGCTACGCCAGTATCAATGCCCACTTAGGAATTGAGCAGAG TCGTCGTGATGACATGGAATCTCTAGGTTATGTGCTAATGTATTTCAACAGAACCAGCCTTCCTTGGCAGGGATTGAAG GCAGCAACTAAGAAACAAAAATACGAAAAGATCAGTGAAAAGAAGATGTCTACTCCTGTTGAGGTTTTGTGTAAG gGTTTTCCTGCAGAATTCGCTATGTATCTCAATTACTGTCGTGGATTGCGTTTTGAGGAAGCACCAGACTACATGTATCTGAGGCAGCTCTTTCGAATTCTGTTCAG AACTTTGAATCACCAATATGACTACACATTTGACTGGACAATGTTAAAGCAGAAGGCAGCTCAGCAAGCAGCCTCCTCCAGTGGGCAGGGCCAGCAAGCCCAAACCCCCACAGGCAAGCAAACTGACAAATCCAAGAGTAACATGAAAG